The Erpetoichthys calabaricus chromosome 5, fErpCal1.3, whole genome shotgun sequence genome has a segment encoding these proteins:
- the LOC114652118 gene encoding liver-expressed antimicrobial peptide 2-like produces the protein MRNGIHILLAALLIMASVCDLQVQAASLSHGVEVHLVRRVRRSMLWRWITQRPVGSSCRDHSECGTNYCRESICSFQVFSS, from the exons ATGAGGAACGGAATTCACATTTTGCTTGCTGCCCTCCTTATAATGGCTTCAGTCTGTGATCTACAG GTCCAGGCTGCTTCTCTATCCCATGGAGTGGAAGTCCACCTTGTACGCCGTGTGAGAAGGTCTATGCTGTGGCGCTGGATTACCCAAAGACCTGTGGGCTCCAGCTGTAGGGATCATTCTGAATGTGGCACAAACTATTGCAG GGAGTCTATT